The window TCGAACTACTTATCTTCTTGTTTCCTTTAACTTTATTTGTGTGTTCTTCGTTCAAGTTGCATTACCCATGCTTTAGCTTTAGTACAAGTCCTTAATTAATATATCGAAGGGGGTGAAAATACATGTGCAGGTTTTCAAAGCCGAGAGGTGAGGTTGAGCCGCCAATGGTGCGTGGAAAGGCTGGTGGGACCAGGTTATGAAAGTCTATACTGGTAAGCTCTTTTGTGTTTCTCATAATGCCTTAGCATATTCTTCCCTCTTTTCTCATACTGTGATTTTAGTGTACAAACTGATGGCGGACTCCGAAAAATATTCTTACATCATGCCAACGGTTACCTAGCTCAATATATGCATACATTTCTTACTGCAGTATGAGGTCAGAATACAGAATGTGCATATTGTTCGATACAGTCAAGTCAACTGGAAGGCTGATAAGAAGCAGTTTATACTCATGGTTACAGATATCTTCAGAGAGTATAGAGTTCCAGAAGAGGTTGATGAGTAGCTCTCTTCCATCAACAATGGCATCTGAGTCGATTACAATGTGTGGAAGAACCACATCTACACAGGATGTAGTGCCGCGTTTCGCATCATCTTGCTTGACAACAGCTAGGGATGCGACAGAGAACGGAAGAAAAATGGTTCAGATTTCTCTGTGTGCTAAAGGTTGATCTCCGGGTGATGGCGGTCATTGACATGGACCATACGCACCAATGGCACGATTCCATCTCTGCAAGGTTCCAAGCAATTCAAAAATGACCGTAGCTGTGAACAAAAACTCAGTACCCCTAGCGGCAGCAATCAGGATTCAGTGGTTAATGGGACACCCAAGTTTCTTCACCTCCAGAGAGAAAGTTTCTGCAAGTGCATATGCTACAGTTTAACACACATCACTCAAACAAAGATAAAATTGCACAACCAAATACATCCCATTGAGATAATTCATAAGATTTGAAGTGGACACCATCATACTACTTAAAAATTCACAACTAGACCATACATAACATATCACTAGGATAAAGATAAACAGAACCAGGCTGCGTTGTTCATCATACAAATTAAGAACTTAAGTCTGCATGATAAAATATCACTAGGGTAAAGATGGGCAGCGCCCAGGCTGGGTTGATCGCAAAGCTTCAGCACTAGGGGTAAAGATGGGCAGCGCCCAGGCTGGGTTGATCGCAAAGCTTCAGCACTGGGGGTAAAGATGGGCAGCGCCCGGGCTGGGTTGATCGCAAGGCTTCAGCAGAACAACATACTAGAATCTCCAAAACAGTGGAGCAAACCCCGCTAGATTGGTCACACAGCTCCAGCATGGAAAACCCACGTCGAACGCCATTGGCCGCCATCATGTGCAGGTGCTGCAGTCTGAGACATCAATGGCGTGATCCTCCCATTTCTCATGTTGTACACACCACAGTCGTAAAATGGATTCGGAGAAAACTTTGGAGGAGGGTGGTAAAAAATGAAGTAGATGCAATCCTCTTGGGATCCACAGCATTCTGTAGCAGGCAGAGACTTGGAGCCATGCTGGCCAACAAAGAGAGCATGGCCACCCAACTCACTGATCCTTCTCCACTGGCAAGGGTTAGAGTGCAAGTCTGCCTTCAGGACATCAAATCCAGCAGTCTGGGTATTTCCAAAGGGATCATCCCTGGGAAAAGGGCCCATGACACGAATAAATCGTTTCACCACCAACAGTCCACCACCACATTCAACTAGATAGAACTTGAGCATATATATCTTCTTTCTGGGAAAGCATTCTGGCATATCAAGAAAATCACCATAATCGTCAATTATGGATTTGATGTTTGAATTGCTACCAAGATTCTTGCAGAACTCaaggatgtagagcttgccactgcCTGATAACACGTACAACTTTCCATCCAAGAATGCAACATCCAATAGGCCCGGTAATGGTCGCATGTTGAATCTGAACGAGCAAGTGACAATCGGTGGCTGGCTCACACAAAGTGTTTTCATAATCCCATCACCAATGATCAATGCCGCAACaagtgaatctggtgatgaatccaGGGGCGAGGGTGCCACCAACTTGTACAAAAATTGTTCAGGATTAGATTGGTAGTGAACCTCACGCTGCCGAACTGTGGCAAGGTTGGGAAGCTCCAACATGCTCTTGGAGAAAGGGTTCATCAATGTGCACTCATCATCACTGTGAATGAGGAATAGCCAGTTATCAATTGAGCCACGACAACTAGCACCATTTGGTACAGGCATGCGGTGAACCTCACTACCTGGGATGCTGAAAAAAGTACCATTAGGGAGGGTGAGCCATGGGAATGGGAGGGGAAGCGGTTGCTGCAGACTATTAGAGCGCCATGGGTGACAGACTGCCCTCAGACGAACACGGTCAGCTAgggaggggaggcggctgaggaCAAGGCCCAAGAGTTCTGGCTGAAGATCCGACCAAGGTCGACCCTGTGCAGCCTCCATCATGCAAGTCTACAAGACAAGACAGAGGATTCTTTGTTAAACAGAGTTAAAAAGATACAACAACTAACAGCACATGTGCTTATCGTAGTATTCTAAGACCAAAGGTCATCAGCTAAATTTTGTAAGAAAACTGAAGGAGTTCAGAGTGAAATGAGAATATGAagatgcaagggaaaccatcaacCCACCAGACAGAAATAAAGTAGTGCTACTACATTTGCCAAACCGCCTAACCTCGCACTACATATATATGTTTCTTGCACTTGGTAACAACAGCTGCAGTAAGGGCCAAGTAGTAACTGCAACTAAGCTTAGACAGTTCGCTGTGCGATTTTTTTAGTTGATGAGGTGCATGACTAGAACAGAAAAGAAGATCCTTTGGTTGCCACCTTATTTCTAGACTAGAAACACTAACAGCAGCAGAGTATAACAAGCTGTGAAGGAATTGTGTACTTGATTTCTCATGTGCAATGGCCCAACATAAGTGACCCAGTCAACAGCAAACACTCATTTTTCGTTTTTTTTTCCTATTAATATAGACTAAGGTCTGAGGGCATTCTATTAAGTATAAAAATTATGCAGAAAAAGATGTGGCATCTTATTAAGTGCATACTAAACTAATGGCTTCACATCGGAGCAAAGTATATTACTGGATATTTGTCGGTTTTGCATAAGATTAACTGAATTGCCAAGCTTAGATCAACTAAAAGAAACCAGATTTCGATTAGGTAATTATAAAGTAGCAATTTGCAAAAGAGGCGTCATTTCCTTCCTGAAGAACACGCTGAAGCAGTGATAGGTGTGCATCTGACCAAAGTATATATTCGTATAAAATTGTAAACAACAAAAGATCTACTAACTAAAAGCAATTTTGGCTTGGTCAAGTAGCAATCTGCAGAAAAGGTGTCATTTCCCCCATTTTTTTTCAAGAACAGAGCGCATCTTTTAGAGGTGCATCAGAGCCAAAAGTCACACCAGGTAAAATCTGCAGTATCGATGGACAGATGATAGATCCACGGAAACAATGTTGGTCAGGCACCGCACATCGATCGATCTGCTCAACCAACGAGCTAAACCCCTAGGTAGACATTGCGCAGTCGGAGGAGTTCACCGCTTACGAGCACCTAGtgcgagagggggagaggaggaggaaggccCGGAACAGAGTCGGCCGCCGGCAGCCGGGTGGCGGCAGCTCTGTGGAGAATCTCCGGCAAGACTCACATCGGCGAGGAGCTAGGGTACCGCGACCTGAGTCGGCGGGGGGCCGGGGCGGAATCGGCGGCCGGCAGTGTGGTCGGCGGCGCGGCTCACATCAGCGAGGAGCTAGGGTAGGGTTCGCAATCTTAGCCGTGGGTGGGGAAGGGAAAGAGCTggtcctctttctctctctcgcgcAGTGTTTGCTGCCGTGGGCGTGTGAACAAGTGAGCGATTCTTCACGCTTTGTGCGACCAAAATTGGCGAGTTGGAGGACATATCTTTCGGTTTTTATATGATGCATCCACTTATTTTGTCCATGTGGGACTTGTTACCTTGCcatactaagggcatctccaaagcaGACCACAAACCGCCCGcatcccactactaggaaaagggctatagatgaaatggacactaatggcgcaccagacatgtggtgcgccactactatatactaatggcgcgccatgtgttggtgcgccattagtgtccaaatactaatggcgcaccacatccacggtgcgtcattagtaacaaatagtttttttttcaaaactactaatggcgcaccaggggatagcatccatggtgcgccattagtaaaaaaatttcaaatttttttttcaaatttttttcaaaactagtaatggcgcaccacatccacggtgcgccactagtatttttttgtcattttttttctaaaactagtaatggcgcaccgtaggagtggtgcgccattactaattgaactagtaatggcgcaccactcccacggtgcgcctttactaacttggcccaaaaattcccccgaatgcaccccccgaccgccttttcagttttaaaaaaaataaaagaaaatgatgaaaatgtcaaaaaaaaagaaaataagtttcccatgtgatatgtggtctagttgttggaaaaatttacaaatatgaatttcgactttatttgcaaaatctctcttgaatttgtaaaatgggcataacttttgcatacgaactcggattaaaaagttttttatatgaaaaatcatctactcgaaaagttacatccaaatttaacgggggaaaccccattaatcattttcaaaatcctcaaaaacctaacagaaaaaaattacggggcttttaagatctggaggcaaaaaaattcaaaaaatttcaaacttactagtggcgcaccgtttgctaggtgcgccactagtaacaggaaaaaaaattagtttcgaattttttttcgggattttttttcaaaaatatgatacgtaatatgaacggaagtttgaaataatttttcaaaatttcatcacactcatgaacatgaacacagtcctaaacatcaacaaggtttaataggattgatatgctagatatatcgacAAGTGCCTGTGaactgagctggtgctggggttgaatagaactctgaagttaagcgtgcttgggttggagtagtaaggatgggtgacctttcgagaagtttgaccatggagtgtgatttaacctgagattaagccatagtgacccgggattatgaaaaaaataaaataaaaattgattttttttgaaaaaacattgtaactaatggcgcactcctatgtggtgcaccactactaagtgagatagtaatggcgcacctctaggcatactaatgacgcactacaggtgtgccattagtatctggtataccagtggtgcgtcattagtaggcaaaacgggtgcgccactagtaggccttttcctagtagtgtccgtTTGGACCGCGTTGTGCGGACTACGGGAACCATCGAACGCGGATTTGTATCGGTGTGCGGGGCAGTCCTGACATGATTTATTCTGCAAATCAGAGACAAAAGTGAAGGAGGTTTGCGAGAGTCCGGACACGCAAAACATATGAATCCGACACCCCTAACCCACCCAAAACCCTTCCCGGACCCAGCGACTCCATCCTCCTCATtttctctccttccttctttctctcttgCCTTCGCCGCCGCTCCACCACCCCGGCCACCACGCCACATCCCTACCGAAACAATGTGTCTTCGTCACTTC is drawn from Triticum dicoccoides isolate Atlit2015 ecotype Zavitan chromosome 4A, WEW_v2.0, whole genome shotgun sequence and contains these coding sequences:
- the LOC119287748 gene encoding F-box protein At2g26160-like isoform X1, which encodes MMEAAQGRPWSDLQPELLGLVLSRLPSLADRVRLRAVCHPWRSNSLQQPLPLPFPWLTLPNGTFFSIPGSEVHRMPVPNGASCRGSIDNWLFLIHSDDECTLMNPFSKSMLELPNLATVRQREVHYQSNPEQFLYKLVAPSPLDSSPDSLVAALIIGDGIMKTLCVSQPPIVTCSFRFNMRPLPGLLDVAFLDGKLYVLSGSGKLYILEFCKNLGSNSNIKSIIDDYGDFLDMPECFPRKKIYMLKFYLVECGGGLLVVKRFIRVMGPFPRDDPFGNTQTAGFDVLKADLHSNPCQWRRISELGGHALFVGQHGSKSLPATECCGSQEDCIYFIFYHPPPKFSPNPFYDCGVYNMRNGRITPLMSQTAAPAHDGGQWRSTWVFHAGAV
- the LOC119287748 gene encoding uncharacterized protein LOC119287748 isoform X2: MNPFSKSMLELPNLATVRQREVHYQSNPEQFLYKLVAPSPLDSSPDSLVAALIIGDGIMKTLCVSQPPIVTCSFRFNMRPLPGLLDVAFLDGKLYVLSGSGKLYILEFCKNLGSNSNIKSIIDDYGDFLDMPECFPRKKIYMLKFYLVECGGGLLVVKRFIRVMGPFPRDDPFGNTQTAGFDVLKADLHSNPCQWRRISELGGHALFVGQHGSKSLPATECCGSQEDCIYFIFYHPPPKFSPNPFYDCGVYNMRNGRITPLMSQTAAPAHDGGQWRSTWVFHAGAV